A window of Tautonia plasticadhaerens contains these coding sequences:
- a CDS encoding SOS response-associated peptidase, whose protein sequence is MCGRYTLRKSKAELAEHFGVDVPEVVRYNIAPSQWLPAITSDAVKLLKWGFLPCWSKEPKVSFSNINARRETVATSNAYRGSFRKKRCLVPSDGFYEWAPGTPKRPHHFRLKSGDSSLIPT, encoded by the coding sequence ATGTGCGGCAGGTATACGCTGAGGAAGTCGAAGGCCGAGCTGGCGGAGCACTTCGGCGTCGACGTGCCGGAGGTCGTGCGCTACAACATCGCGCCGTCGCAGTGGCTGCCGGCGATCACCTCGGACGCGGTGAAGCTGCTGAAGTGGGGCTTCCTGCCCTGCTGGTCCAAGGAGCCGAAAGTCAGCTTCTCCAACATCAACGCCCGGCGCGAGACGGTGGCGACCAGCAATGCCTACCGCGGCTCGTTCCGCAAGAAGCGGTGCCTCGTCCCATCGGATGGTTTTTATGAATGGGCGCCCGGCACTCCGAAGCGGCCGCACCATTTCCGGCTGAAATCCGGAGACTCCTCGCTGATCCCCACTTGA